The region ATTTTCCAGTAATTCAACTTTTCCCTGTGCATCAATACTGTCTTTATTAACCCCTTTAGAAATCAAATAATCCACCACAACTTGGGCTCTTTTTTGTGCGAGCTTTGAATTAAACTGTTGATATTGCTGTCGAGAGTCAGCCCAACCAGTGATCACCACTTTATAATCATCTAATTGCTGTATTTCTTCGGCAATAGAGTCCAATTTACTGAACATTTCTTCGCTTAAGTCGGTACGTGAATAAGCAAATGATGTCAAATCCACTTCTCTTTTTGCTTCAACATTATCAATTTCGGGGATCACCTGCACTTCAGGTATGTATTGAATCTCTTGAGCCGGAATACGTGATTGTCTCCACGGATGTAATACAAACGATAGTGTCATCATGGTTAACGATTCTGATATTTTTCTATCTGAATACGGGCTTAATAAATGCACATTAAACATATTATCAAGCTGCAACACCACATCCACATTTTTACCCAATTGATGATGGATCCCCAGACTTAAATAGGGAGAGACACCCTCATTACGGTGATCTGAATCTAATAAATCGTTATCCACTTCCGTTTGATATAGGTAGCTACCACCACCTACAAATACCCCTCCTTTGTCCCAAAGATCGAAACGCTTTTTAGCAAATAAATCCGCGCCGCGCATACTAAAGTCATTGCCATCTGATAAAGCGCGATAATTAGCCTCAAACGTCCAGTTATTCTTGCCCCAATCAATGCCAACACCGTATTTAAGATTGGTGATATCATAATCATCTAAAATATCATTGCCCATAAACCCAGCAATACCACCACCAACCTGAAAAAATACATCATT is a window of Shewanella sp. VB17 DNA encoding:
- a CDS encoding OmpA family protein — protein: MKLSTYFLLVLMLISFHAFADDETIEGSESDNDVFFQVGGGIAGFMGNDILDDYDITNLKYGVGIDWGKNNWTFEANYRALSDGNDFSMRGADLFAKKRFDLWDKGGVFVGGGSYLYQTEVDNDLLDSDHRNEGVSPYLSLGIHHQLGKNVDVVLQLDNMFNVHLLSPYSDRKISESLTMMTLSFVLHPWRQSRIPAQEIQYIPEVQVIPEIDNVEAKREVDLTSFAYSRTDLSEEMFSKLDSIAEEIQQLDDYKVVITGWADSRQQYQQFNSKLAQKRAQVVVDYLISKGVNKDSIDAQGKVELLENNQHENKDARKVDIFITGMKSNDI